The following are encoded in a window of Halosolutus halophilus genomic DNA:
- a CDS encoding PLP-dependent cysteine synthase family protein, giving the protein MTTHERPVDSVLETIGRTPLVRLHDAPGDVRIYAKLESFNPGASVKDRIGRYMLERMLERGDVPAGGTIVEPTAGNTGIGLAIAAEQLGLDAIFVVPERFSVEKQQLMGALGSEIINTPTEDGMDGAIERAHDLAAELDDAVVPQQFSNPLNTEAHYATTGPEIYEALDGDVGAVVAGCGTAGTLMGIARYALEREPDTYVAAVEPEGSLYGEFLGEDREEGEYKIEGIGTHNVETNELFEPDLVDDVYAIPDRVAHEELKRLAREEGHLVASSASAASVAAKRVARAIDAGTIDAPSDTVVTVFPDSSERYLSKGIYRSFEEWSS; this is encoded by the coding sequence ATGACTACCCACGAGCGACCGGTGGACTCGGTGCTGGAGACGATCGGTCGGACGCCGCTCGTTCGCCTCCACGACGCACCGGGCGACGTCAGGATCTACGCGAAACTCGAGTCGTTCAATCCGGGCGCGAGCGTCAAGGACCGCATCGGCCGGTACATGTTAGAGCGCATGCTAGAGCGGGGCGACGTCCCGGCCGGCGGGACGATCGTCGAGCCGACCGCCGGCAACACGGGGATCGGACTCGCGATCGCGGCCGAACAGCTCGGTCTCGACGCGATCTTCGTCGTTCCGGAGCGGTTCAGCGTCGAGAAACAGCAGTTGATGGGTGCCCTCGGTTCCGAGATCATCAACACCCCCACCGAGGACGGGATGGACGGCGCGATCGAGCGCGCCCACGATCTCGCGGCGGAACTCGACGACGCGGTCGTCCCACAGCAGTTCTCGAACCCCCTGAACACCGAGGCACACTACGCGACGACCGGGCCCGAGATTTACGAGGCGCTCGACGGCGACGTCGGCGCGGTCGTCGCGGGCTGTGGGACGGCGGGAACGCTCATGGGAATCGCCCGCTACGCCCTCGAACGGGAGCCGGACACGTACGTCGCGGCGGTCGAACCCGAGGGGTCGCTCTACGGCGAGTTCCTCGGCGAGGACCGCGAGGAAGGCGAGTACAAGATCGAGGGGATCGGGACGCACAACGTCGAAACGAACGAACTCTTCGAACCCGACCTCGTGGACGACGTCTACGCGATCCCCGATCGGGTCGCCCACGAGGAACTGAAACGGCTCGCACGCGAGGAGGGCCACCTCGTCGCCTCGAGTGCGAGCGCGGCGAGCGTCGCGGCGAAACGCGTCGCCCGGGCGATCGACGCGGGGACGATTGACGCCCCCTCCGACACCGTCGTGACGGTCTTCCCGGATTCGAGCGAACGCTACCTGTCGAAGGGGATCTACCGCTCGTTCGAGGAGTGGTCGTCGTAG
- a CDS encoding HalOD1 output domain-containing protein, translating into MSTSDSQPISESSDAAPERPPSEAVIDAVATASGIDAIELAGEFGPLYDAIDPTALDALFDREDAIGSVRFHYAGYQVAVDHEGRIELTGAPDT; encoded by the coding sequence ATGTCCACCTCTGACTCACAACCGATTAGCGAATCGTCCGATGCGGCCCCGGAACGACCGCCCAGCGAGGCAGTGATCGACGCCGTCGCGACGGCATCGGGGATCGACGCGATCGAACTCGCGGGGGAGTTCGGGCCGCTCTACGACGCGATCGATCCGACTGCACTCGACGCGCTGTTCGATCGAGAGGACGCGATCGGCTCTGTCAGGTTTCACTACGCCGGCTATCAGGTTGCAGTCGACCACGAAGGCCGGATCGAACTCACTGGCGCCCCAGATACGTAA
- a CDS encoding DUF5798 family protein, translating to MGLGSTAKKIQGLSERAEAMYRQVQELQQRITNLEEEVDDTHDTVSRMDHQLTEQRELLLAIADEHGLDGEEILARAAIDEADELADEDDAGAEDVTDGEDDAGSGDATDTEDSTANGEAGEASETSAE from the coding sequence ATGGGACTTGGCAGTACGGCAAAGAAGATTCAGGGCCTCTCGGAGCGCGCCGAGGCGATGTACAGACAGGTACAGGAACTCCAGCAGCGGATCACGAACCTGGAGGAAGAGGTCGACGACACCCACGACACGGTCTCCCGGATGGACCACCAGTTGACCGAACAGCGGGAACTCCTCCTCGCGATCGCCGACGAACACGGACTCGACGGCGAGGAGATCCTCGCCAGAGCGGCGATCGACGAGGCCGACGAACTCGCGGACGAGGACGACGCTGGTGCCGAGGACGTCACTGACGGCGAGGACGATGCTGGTTCGGGGGACGCCACCGACACTGAGGACTCGACGGCAAACGGCGAGGCGGGAGAAGCGAGCGAAACCAGCGCCGAGTAG
- a CDS encoding DMT family transporter, with amino-acid sequence MLAIASTYLFALAPLAAAALWGGLYVVSKWGFDAVPPLTLAFLRVVVGAMALLVVVRLTSPRRQFSRRDLLGFAGLGAMVAASLSTQFVGTALTTASQGSLITVLTPIFTVLLGVTLLGERLSRRLVVGIGVATAGTIVVLTGQYDPAELAGTATTGIGMLLIASATWAGYTVWGKPLIDRYSALETAAYSTAASVPMLAAFVPIEVATTDASLRAIEPTPTLLVAVLYLGLFGTAAAWYLWYKGMEYVDASVISAFFFVQPIVGALFGATLLGESLGSRFVLGGAVMAAGVYLVSTTGAETDDTS; translated from the coding sequence TTGCTTGCGATCGCCTCGACCTACCTGTTTGCGCTGGCACCGCTCGCTGCGGCCGCCCTCTGGGGCGGTCTCTACGTGGTGAGCAAGTGGGGGTTCGACGCCGTGCCGCCGCTGACGCTCGCGTTCCTGCGGGTTGTCGTCGGCGCGATGGCGCTGCTCGTCGTCGTCCGCCTGACGTCTCCGCGCCGGCAGTTCTCCCGGCGCGATCTGCTCGGATTCGCCGGTCTCGGCGCCATGGTCGCCGCGTCGCTTTCGACTCAGTTCGTCGGCACTGCCCTCACCACGGCGAGCCAGGGATCGCTCATCACCGTCCTCACGCCGATCTTCACCGTGCTCCTCGGCGTGACGCTTCTCGGGGAACGGCTCTCCCGACGGCTCGTCGTGGGCATCGGCGTCGCGACCGCCGGGACGATCGTCGTCCTCACCGGGCAGTACGATCCCGCGGAACTGGCCGGAACCGCGACGACGGGCATCGGCATGCTCCTGATCGCGAGCGCGACGTGGGCCGGGTACACCGTCTGGGGAAAACCGCTGATCGATCGCTATTCGGCGCTCGAGACGGCGGCGTACTCGACGGCTGCGTCGGTTCCGATGCTCGCGGCGTTCGTCCCGATCGAGGTCGCGACGACCGACGCCTCGCTGCGAGCGATCGAGCCGACGCCGACGTTGCTCGTCGCAGTGCTGTACCTCGGTCTGTTCGGGACTGCAGCGGCGTGGTACCTCTGGTACAAGGGGATGGAGTACGTCGACGCCAGCGTCATCTCGGCGTTTTTCTTCGTTCAGCCGATCGTCGGCGCGCTCTTCGGGGCGACGCTGCTCGGCGAATCGCTCGGCTCCCGGTTCGTCCTCGGTGGAGCGGTGATGGCCGCCGGCGTCTACCTCGTCTCGACGACGGGGGCGGAGACGGACGATACCAGCTAG
- a CDS encoding CDC48 family AAA ATPase, which yields MRLRVKPLKRKDAGSGLASIDRAAMAELDVSSGEFVAIEGREGRVIARVWPGRSEDRGRGIVRIDGRLRRAAGARIDDTVAVEPAEVEPAERVRVALPENVRLQGDVGSYLKDELSERAVNPGDQLSLSLGFGLLSTRSGRRLPITVVDTEPSGTVVVGSGTDIEVVDRSPDELSIEAEGPLGTDDESGTETPTVTYEDVGGLDDELEQVREMIELPMRHPELFRTLGIEPPKGVLLHGPPGTGKTLIARAVASEIDAYFQTISGPKIMSKYYGESEEQLREVFEEAAENEPAIVFIDELDSIAPRREDVQGDVERRIVAQLLSLMDGLEQRGEITVIGTTNRVDAIDPALRRPGRFDREIEIGVPDVAGREEILQIHTRGMPLAEEVDLERYAENTHGFVGADLENLAKEAAMTAMRRIRPELDLEDDEEIPASALEAIEVTADNFKRALRGIEPSAMREVFVEVPDVTWGDVGGLEEAKGRLREAVQWPLEHGDAYERVNLSPAKGVLLYGPPGTGKTLLAKAVANESRSNFISVKGPELFDKFVGESERAVRDVFDKARANAPTVIFFDEIDALASERGRGVGDSNVGERVVSQLLTELDGLEELEDVVVVAASNRPELIDDALLRPGRLDRHVEVGEPDEDARREIFAIHTRDRPLADDVDLDALAAETEGYTGADVEAVCREAATIAVREHVHAEAAGEKGDVEAIELTADHFERAIEEVSPEAGEAFEAGGFGDVLEGAEGEA from the coding sequence ATGCGCCTCCGAGTAAAACCCCTCAAACGAAAAGACGCTGGCAGTGGCCTCGCCTCGATCGACCGCGCCGCGATGGCGGAACTCGACGTCTCCAGTGGCGAGTTCGTCGCGATCGAGGGCCGCGAGGGCCGGGTCATCGCCCGCGTCTGGCCCGGTCGCTCCGAAGACAGGGGTCGGGGTATCGTCCGCATCGACGGCCGGCTCCGGCGGGCCGCCGGGGCCCGGATCGACGACACCGTCGCGGTCGAACCCGCCGAGGTCGAACCGGCCGAACGCGTCCGGGTCGCGCTCCCGGAGAACGTCCGGCTCCAGGGTGACGTCGGCTCCTACCTGAAAGACGAACTCTCCGAGCGCGCCGTCAACCCCGGCGACCAGCTCTCGCTGTCGCTCGGGTTCGGGCTCCTGTCGACCCGCTCCGGGCGTCGGCTCCCGATCACCGTCGTCGATACCGAACCGAGCGGCACGGTCGTCGTCGGAAGCGGGACCGATATCGAAGTCGTCGATCGCTCGCCCGACGAACTCTCGATCGAGGCCGAGGGCCCGCTCGGGACCGACGACGAGTCCGGGACCGAGACGCCGACCGTCACCTACGAGGACGTCGGGGGGCTGGACGACGAACTCGAACAGGTCCGCGAGATGATCGAGTTGCCGATGCGCCACCCCGAGCTGTTCCGGACGCTCGGCATCGAACCGCCAAAGGGGGTCCTGCTGCACGGCCCGCCGGGCACCGGCAAGACCCTCATCGCGCGGGCGGTCGCCAGCGAAATCGACGCCTACTTCCAGACCATCTCCGGCCCGAAGATCATGTCGAAGTACTACGGCGAGAGCGAGGAGCAACTCCGCGAGGTCTTCGAGGAAGCCGCGGAGAACGAGCCGGCGATCGTCTTCATCGACGAACTCGACTCGATCGCGCCCAGGCGCGAGGACGTCCAAGGTGACGTCGAACGGCGGATCGTCGCCCAACTGCTCTCGCTGATGGACGGCCTCGAACAGCGCGGCGAGATCACCGTCATCGGCACGACCAACCGCGTGGACGCGATCGATCCCGCACTCCGCCGACCCGGCCGGTTCGATCGGGAGATCGAGATCGGCGTCCCCGACGTCGCGGGTCGCGAGGAGATCCTGCAGATCCACACTCGCGGGATGCCCCTCGCCGAGGAGGTCGACCTCGAACGCTACGCCGAGAACACTCACGGGTTCGTCGGAGCCGACCTCGAGAACCTCGCGAAGGAGGCCGCGATGACCGCCATGCGTCGGATTCGGCCCGAGCTAGACCTCGAGGACGACGAGGAGATCCCGGCCTCGGCCCTGGAGGCGATCGAGGTCACCGCCGACAACTTCAAGCGCGCGCTGCGGGGGATCGAACCCTCCGCTATGCGCGAGGTCTTCGTCGAGGTCCCCGACGTCACCTGGGGCGACGTCGGCGGCCTGGAGGAGGCCAAGGGCCGACTCCGCGAGGCGGTCCAGTGGCCGCTGGAGCACGGCGACGCCTACGAGCGGGTGAACTTGAGCCCCGCCAAGGGGGTTCTCCTGTACGGCCCGCCGGGCACCGGCAAGACCCTGCTGGCGAAGGCCGTCGCCAACGAGTCCCGGTCGAACTTCATCTCGGTCAAGGGCCCCGAACTGTTCGACAAGTTCGTCGGCGAGTCCGAACGTGCCGTCCGCGACGTCTTCGACAAGGCCCGCGCCAACGCGCCGACCGTGATCTTCTTCGACGAAATCGACGCGCTCGCGAGCGAACGCGGGCGCGGCGTCGGCGACTCCAACGTCGGGGAACGCGTCGTCTCACAGCTCCTCACGGAACTCGACGGGCTCGAGGAACTCGAGGACGTCGTGGTCGTCGCCGCATCCAACCGTCCCGAGTTGATCGACGACGCGCTCCTTCGACCCGGCCGACTCGATCGCCACGTCGAGGTCGGCGAACCCGACGAGGACGCGCGCCGGGAGATCTTCGCGATCCACACCCGCGATCGGCCGCTCGCCGACGACGTCGACCTCGACGCCCTCGCGGCCGAGACCGAGGGCTACACCGGCGCGGACGTCGAGGCGGTCTGTCGCGAGGCCGCGACGATCGCCGTCCGCGAACACGTCCACGCCGAGGCGGCCGGCGAGAAGGGAGACGTCGAGGCGATCGAACTCACCGCCGACCACTTCGAGCGGGCGATCGAAGAGGTCTCGCCCGAGGCAGGCGAGGCGTTCGAAGCCGGCGGGTTCGGCGACGTGCTGGAGGGTGCCGAGGGCGAGGCGTAA
- a CDS encoding mechanosensitive ion channel family protein, giving the protein MSAGLLQADPQLGPIGRALVDAGLTAAQAASAEGAIRFVVAFVAIWTIGRLVVIPLTRRAMERRDLDRHAQNPLLMITRFVVVFVAIAVAFGFADYGNFLVSMAGIAAAGALAVGLAMQNVISNFVAGVFIYTDRPFKIGDWIEWDDGTYAGVVEDISLRVTRVRTFDNELLTVPNSELTGGVIKNPVDAEKLRLKFVFGIGYGDDIQQATDIIVDEAERHPEIMGDPAPSVRLTELGDSDVGLQSRFWISDPSRADFVRIKGEYVTAVKRRFDEDGIDIPYPVQTLEGGLELGGRQNIAEPAE; this is encoded by the coding sequence ATGAGCGCCGGCCTCCTGCAGGCGGACCCCCAGCTCGGCCCGATCGGCCGCGCGCTCGTCGACGCGGGACTCACCGCGGCCCAGGCGGCGAGCGCGGAGGGTGCGATCAGGTTCGTCGTCGCGTTCGTCGCCATCTGGACGATCGGCCGACTGGTCGTGATCCCACTCACCCGGCGAGCGATGGAGAGGCGCGACCTCGACAGACACGCCCAGAACCCGCTGTTGATGATCACCCGGTTCGTCGTCGTCTTCGTCGCGATTGCCGTCGCGTTCGGCTTCGCCGACTACGGCAACTTCCTGGTGTCGATGGCCGGTATCGCCGCGGCCGGGGCGCTCGCGGTCGGTCTCGCGATGCAGAACGTGATCTCGAACTTCGTCGCGGGCGTGTTCATCTACACCGACAGGCCGTTCAAGATCGGCGACTGGATCGAGTGGGACGACGGGACCTACGCGGGCGTCGTCGAGGACATCAGCCTCCGGGTCACGCGCGTCCGGACGTTCGACAACGAACTGCTGACGGTTCCGAACTCCGAACTCACCGGGGGCGTCATCAAGAACCCGGTCGACGCGGAGAAACTCCGCCTGAAGTTCGTCTTCGGGATCGGCTACGGCGACGACATCCAGCAGGCGACGGACATCATCGTCGACGAGGCCGAGCGCCACCCCGAGATCATGGGCGATCCCGCGCCGTCGGTCCGCCTGACGGAACTCGGCGACTCCGACGTCGGACTCCAGTCGCGGTTCTGGATTTCGGACCCCTCGCGCGCCGACTTCGTCCGGATCAAAGGCGAGTACGTCACCGCGGTCAAACGACGGTTCGACGAGGACGGGATCGACATTCCCTACCCCGTCCAGACGCTCGAGGGTGGTCTCGAACTCGGCGGCCGGCAGAACATCGCCGAACCAGCCGAGTAA
- a CDS encoding DUF7344 domain-containing protein: protein MRRESLPLDTAFDLCQNHRRRALLTLLADRDRRVTVQDLATDLAVREHDAPITDVPGDLVTEIHTLLYHVHLPKLNGANVVDYDHERGHVELTERGTELEATLSAIGGLETPS from the coding sequence ATGAGACGGGAGTCACTACCGCTCGATACCGCGTTCGATCTCTGCCAGAACCATCGTCGCAGGGCGCTTCTCACCCTTCTCGCGGACCGTGACCGGCGGGTGACGGTGCAGGATCTCGCGACGGATCTCGCCGTTCGGGAACACGACGCTCCGATCACGGATGTCCCCGGCGACCTCGTCACTGAAATCCACACCCTGCTGTACCACGTCCACCTCCCGAAACTGAACGGCGCGAACGTCGTCGACTACGATCACGAGCGCGGCCACGTCGAGTTGACGGAACGGGGCACCGAACTGGAAGCCACGCTCTCTGCGATCGGCGGACTGGAAACGCCGTCGTAG
- a CDS encoding bacterio-opsin activator domain-containing protein, whose protein sequence is MSLFAEFHVPSDVFALYRTLQAVPETTVEIERVVAADEVLTPYFWVSGSGLERFETAVEGDPTIEDLHRLDEFDRATLYRANWTENVETIVYAYTQVGATILEATGEGDRWELQMRFDDHDRLDQFQTYCNDNAIPFRLSRLHELTQPRTSRRYGLTPKQHDALVTAWELDYFTSSDVSLTDVATELGISQQSLSQRLHRGYQSLIGETLIVTPPAEEGTETR, encoded by the coding sequence ATGAGTCTCTTCGCCGAATTTCACGTGCCGTCGGACGTCTTCGCGCTCTACCGGACGTTACAGGCAGTCCCGGAGACGACCGTCGAGATCGAGCGAGTCGTGGCAGCCGACGAGGTCCTGACGCCGTACTTCTGGGTGTCCGGCAGCGGACTCGAGAGGTTCGAGACCGCCGTCGAGGGGGACCCGACCATCGAGGATCTTCACCGACTCGACGAGTTCGATCGAGCCACGCTCTATCGCGCGAACTGGACGGAAAACGTCGAGACGATCGTCTACGCGTACACGCAGGTCGGCGCGACGATCCTCGAGGCGACCGGGGAGGGCGACCGGTGGGAGTTGCAGATGCGGTTCGACGATCACGACCGACTCGATCAGTTCCAGACCTACTGTAACGACAACGCCATTCCGTTCCGGTTGAGCCGGCTTCACGAACTCACACAGCCGCGAACGAGCAGACGGTACGGACTCACGCCGAAACAACACGACGCCCTGGTGACCGCGTGGGAACTGGACTACTTCACGTCCTCGGACGTCTCGCTCACCGACGTCGCGACCGAACTCGGCATCAGCCAGCAGTCGCTCTCCCAGCGACTCCACCGGGGCTACCAGTCGCTGATCGGGGAGACGCTGATCGTCACGCCGCCAGCCGAGGAGGGCACGGAGACGCGGTGA
- a CDS encoding ribonuclease P protein component 4 yields the protein MGIAAERIDRLHDLARAAAAEGDHDRARYYVRLARRVAERNRLTLPRQFRRFTCDECDAYLRPGQNARVRLQDGHVVVTCDCGAQARYPYED from the coding sequence ATGGGGATCGCCGCCGAGCGAATCGATCGATTGCACGACCTCGCTCGAGCGGCGGCTGCCGAGGGCGATCACGATCGGGCGCGATACTACGTGCGCCTGGCCCGGCGGGTCGCGGAGCGAAACCGGCTCACGCTACCCAGACAGTTCCGGCGGTTCACCTGCGACGAGTGCGACGCGTACCTCCGGCCGGGGCAGAACGCCCGCGTCAGGCTCCAGGACGGCCACGTCGTCGTCACCTGTGACTGTGGCGCACAGGCGCGATATCCGTACGAGGACTGA
- a CDS encoding helix-turn-helix domain-containing protein, whose protein sequence is MINLALTVRQCDCPLSAASAAHDVAFVTPHWHYHHDRSRLELRVLAEGSDRTAVERGLNVIRAHEETTSFDLLAKQGHTARARVTLGTTNVMGTVVEHDGYLTGPFENVGGSERWEIGFDADADADRTLAALESHEDEYEVRSRQRVDPATVLANVRADSVGTTVLEGSRRLTATERETIRRAVDAGYYDVPRATTLGDLAAEFDISDAAVSKTLRRAERKLLAPTVTALETSERRDRTRVD, encoded by the coding sequence ATGATCAATCTCGCGCTTACCGTCCGGCAGTGTGACTGTCCGCTGAGCGCGGCGAGTGCAGCCCACGACGTGGCGTTCGTGACGCCTCACTGGCACTACCACCACGATCGATCGCGGCTCGAACTCCGCGTGCTCGCCGAGGGGAGCGATCGGACCGCCGTCGAACGCGGGCTGAACGTGATCCGGGCCCACGAGGAGACCACGTCGTTCGACCTCCTCGCGAAACAGGGACACACGGCGCGAGCACGGGTCACGTTAGGAACGACGAACGTGATGGGGACCGTCGTCGAACACGACGGCTACCTCACCGGCCCCTTCGAGAACGTCGGCGGAAGCGAACGCTGGGAGATCGGATTCGACGCCGACGCCGACGCCGATCGGACGCTCGCGGCCCTCGAATCCCACGAGGACGAGTACGAGGTCCGGAGTCGACAGCGCGTCGATCCGGCGACCGTCCTCGCGAACGTCCGGGCCGACAGCGTCGGGACGACGGTGCTCGAGGGATCGCGCCGACTGACGGCGACCGAACGCGAGACGATTCGCCGAGCCGTCGACGCGGGCTACTACGACGTGCCGCGGGCAACGACGCTCGGCGACCTCGCCGCGGAATTCGACATCTCTGACGCCGCCGTCTCGAAAACCCTCCGGCGCGCCGAGCGAAAACTCCTGGCACCGACGGTGACCGCGCTCGAGACGAGCGAGCGACGCGATCGGACCCGCGTCGACTGA
- a CDS encoding YhbY family RNA-binding protein, which produces MDEAERRRQAHDLDVTVWVGKSGIASVVDELDDQLSDRDLVKVKFLRAARAGSSTDEKAADLADRVGAELVDTRGHTAVMYR; this is translated from the coding sequence ATGGACGAAGCAGAGCGCAGGCGGCAGGCACACGACCTCGACGTTACCGTCTGGGTCGGCAAGAGCGGTATCGCGTCCGTCGTGGACGAACTCGACGACCAGCTATCCGATCGAGACCTCGTAAAGGTCAAATTCCTGCGGGCCGCCCGGGCGGGAAGTTCGACCGACGAGAAGGCGGCCGACCTCGCGGACAGGGTCGGGGCGGAACTCGTCGACACCCGGGGCCACACCGCAGTGATGTACCGATGA
- a CDS encoding Hsp20/alpha crystallin family protein: MVLRPTPSTWTQGLDMPSRLFGDQGSNDYELYEEDDEFVLTVDMPGFETDEIEVTWDEGVLNVAAEHVDDERGRKQTYHRRFRFPKDIVDEEISAAYTNGVLEISLPIAGATTRGKEIPVEG, translated from the coding sequence ATGGTGCTCCGACCGACACCAAGCACCTGGACCCAGGGCCTCGACATGCCCTCTCGTCTGTTCGGTGACCAGGGAAGCAACGACTACGAACTGTACGAGGAGGACGACGAATTCGTCCTCACGGTCGACATGCCGGGCTTCGAGACCGACGAGATCGAGGTGACGTGGGACGAGGGCGTCCTGAACGTCGCCGCCGAACACGTCGACGACGAGCGCGGCCGAAAGCAGACCTACCACCGCCGGTTCCGGTTCCCCAAGGACATCGTCGACGAGGAGATCTCGGCGGCGTACACCAACGGCGTCCTCGAGATCTCCCTGCCGATCGCGGGGGCGACGACCCGCGGCAAGGAGATCCCAGTCGAGGGCTAA
- a CDS encoding helix-turn-helix domain-containing protein: MTLIVEFVLGSPILREASKEIERRTIEDITQPATGPAKVIFWAYGDAFEAFESGLDADETVDEYSLIDKTADRRLYRVTLSDRGMECLTYPLAVEHDITFLDVTGFEETEIRARVPSREALAAYRDGCREKEIPFRLQRIYQEEPVDSDRYGLSDRQRTALLAALEAGYFAVPRDTTLSAVASKLDISDQALSARIRRGQANLLRNTIALDRDPT; this comes from the coding sequence ATGACCCTGATCGTCGAGTTCGTACTGGGGTCGCCGATCCTCCGGGAGGCATCGAAGGAGATCGAGCGGCGCACGATCGAAGATATCACCCAGCCGGCGACGGGACCGGCGAAGGTAATCTTCTGGGCGTACGGGGACGCGTTCGAGGCGTTCGAATCTGGACTCGACGCGGACGAAACCGTAGACGAGTACTCGTTGATCGATAAGACGGCCGATCGGCGACTGTACCGGGTGACGCTGTCCGACCGGGGGATGGAGTGTCTGACCTATCCGCTCGCGGTGGAACACGATATCACGTTTCTCGACGTCACGGGCTTCGAAGAGACCGAGATTCGGGCCAGGGTCCCATCGAGGGAGGCGCTGGCCGCGTACCGCGACGGCTGCCGAGAGAAAGAGATCCCTTTCCGCCTCCAGCGAATTTACCAGGAAGAGCCCGTGGACAGCGATCGGTACGGACTCAGCGATCGGCAGCGAACGGCACTCCTCGCTGCGCTCGAGGCCGGGTACTTCGCCGTCCCCCGAGACACGACGCTCTCGGCGGTCGCCTCGAAACTCGACATCTCCGATCAGGCGCTGTCGGCCCGAATTCGGCGCGGCCAGGCCAATCTGCTCCGGAATACGATCGCGCTGGATCGCGACCCGACTTAA
- a CDS encoding mandelate racemase/muconate lactonizing enzyme family protein, with protein sequence MQITDVTQHHLQHSMEGSFEPTWIPGYPQGSHEVELFEVETDAGITGLAASPSFAGGLDYADALSVFLVGEDPHDVRGIRRKLDSVNLVGPRPWHLEIALWDVIGKDAGKPVYELLGGTGDPIPVYASTGEVQPPEDRIDYVRRRVEEGFDAVKLRVTSVDDVAIVREVREAFPDLTLMVDANKGWSVRVMEHEEHWSYRDALTVARELEAIGGVAWLEEPLPRHDYDGYARLRDATDVPIAGGEFNDGIFQFREFAERDALDIYQPDAALATGVLGATEVASTARETGAQFVPHTWTNGIGFVANLHVIAAVDAPWCEYPLEPPWTPAVRDFMLAEPIEQADGTIAPPSGPGLGVELDRGVLAEAEAEE encoded by the coding sequence ATGCAGATCACCGACGTCACCCAGCATCACCTGCAGCACTCGATGGAGGGGTCGTTCGAGCCGACGTGGATCCCCGGCTATCCGCAGGGGAGCCACGAGGTCGAGTTGTTCGAGGTTGAGACCGACGCGGGAATCACGGGCCTGGCCGCGAGCCCGAGTTTCGCAGGTGGGCTCGACTACGCCGACGCGCTCTCGGTCTTTCTGGTCGGGGAGGATCCACACGACGTTCGGGGGATTCGGCGCAAACTCGACAGCGTCAACCTCGTCGGACCGCGGCCCTGGCACCTCGAAATCGCGCTGTGGGACGTCATCGGGAAAGACGCCGGCAAGCCAGTGTACGAACTGCTCGGCGGGACCGGCGACCCGATTCCGGTCTACGCGAGCACCGGCGAGGTCCAGCCCCCCGAGGATCGTATCGACTACGTCCGCCGGCGCGTCGAGGAGGGGTTCGACGCGGTCAAACTCCGGGTGACGAGCGTCGACGACGTCGCGATCGTCCGCGAGGTCAGGGAGGCGTTCCCCGACCTGACGCTCATGGTCGACGCCAACAAGGGCTGGTCGGTACGCGTGATGGAGCACGAGGAGCACTGGAGCTATCGGGACGCCCTCACGGTCGCCCGCGAACTCGAAGCGATCGGCGGAGTCGCCTGGCTCGAAGAACCGCTCCCACGCCACGATTACGACGGCTACGCCCGTCTCCGGGATGCGACTGACGTCCCGATCGCGGGCGGCGAGTTCAACGACGGGATCTTCCAGTTCCGGGAGTTCGCCGAGCGGGACGCGCTCGATATCTATCAGCCCGACGCGGCGCTCGCGACGGGCGTCCTCGGCGCCACCGAAGTCGCCAGCACGGCCCGGGAGACGGGTGCGCAGTTCGTTCCGCACACGTGGACCAACGGAATCGGCTTCGTCGCGAACCTCCACGTGATCGCGGCGGTCGACGCGCCGTGGTGCGAGTACCCGCTGGAACCGCCGTGGACCCCCGCAGTCCGGGATTTCATGCTTGCCGAACCGATCGAACAGGCGGACGGAACGATCGCGCCGCCGTCGGGGCCGGGACTCGGCGTCGAACTCGATCGCGGCGTCCTCGCCGAAGCGGAGGCGGAGGAGTGA